From Streptomyces cyaneogriseus subsp. noncyanogenus, the proteins below share one genomic window:
- a CDS encoding TadE/TadG family type IV pilus assembly protein encodes MPHGRVRPGQLRRPGGDRGQVAIEYIGFLPVLIIVAMAAVQLGLIAYTAQQAGTAARAGARSASLQESAQDACASAVSGWLADGTDCPSSYGGDEVTVTATVDIPSIVPGWDFGDATRTATMPLDH; translated from the coding sequence GTGCCGCACGGCCGGGTCCGGCCCGGGCAGCTACGGAGGCCGGGTGGCGACCGGGGGCAGGTCGCCATCGAGTACATCGGCTTCCTGCCCGTCCTGATCATCGTCGCCATGGCCGCCGTACAGCTCGGGCTGATCGCCTACACCGCCCAGCAGGCGGGCACGGCGGCCCGGGCCGGTGCGCGCAGCGCCTCCCTCCAGGAGAGCGCCCAGGACGCCTGCGCGTCCGCCGTCAGCGGCTGGCTGGCCGACGGCACCGACTGCCCCTCGTCGTACGGCGGCGACGAGGTGACGGTCACCGCCACCGTCGACATCCCCTCGATCGTGCCCGGCTGGGACTTCGGCGACGCGACCAGGACCGCGACCATGCCGCTCGACCACTGA